The Nitrospirae bacterium YQR-1 genomic interval CCAGTGTCAAATACACTTTGGTGTCATATTCATACACCTGTTTATCCAATGTTCTGTGCTCATCCTCAATTTTTCTGAATACCTCATTACCTGTCCTTAGCCTCTCTACTATCTCCTGCTCAGTCACTTATATATACCTCCTTTGATACTGTTAATATAATTTAAGTGTTCATAGAATTTAGTATTTCAGTTGACAATTTAAAGGAGCCCTCTATGCAGTCATTCACCCCTATCCCCTTGTACGAATTACCGTGCAGGTAAAGCCCCTCATGCTTTTTCAGCGATTCTGTAATTCTGGCCAAAATCGCCGCATGGCCCACGTTGTACTGAGGAATGGCTTTTTCGTGCCGATAGATTTTCACCAGCTCAGGTATTCCTTTAACTCTCATTATTTCCGACAGCTCCCCCAGTACCACGTCCTCCGCCTTTTCATCACTCCACATGGCGGCAGACTCTGAAGCCCTTGCCCCTCCTGTCATCGTTCTGAGAAGAACCCTTCCCTCGGGCGCTCTGCCGGGGAATATGCATGAGTCACACAACGTACCCAATATTTTCCTGTTTTCTTTAGAAGGTACTAAAAAACCGAAAGCATCAAAGTCCTCAGTAAAACTCTCTCTCTTAAATCCCATACACATCACCATTACAGAAGGATACGGTATCTTGCTTAACTCCTTTGGCATCGAACTGTCAAAATCCCTTAATATCTCTGCTGTGGCATATGCCGGTGTTGCCAAAACAACACGCTGTGCAGTTACCGTCTCCGTATTACCAAGGGCAACTGTGTAACCATCACCGGTTTTATCTACTGAGACAACCCTGACGCCGGTTTTTATCCTGTTGCCGAGGCTGTCCCTCAGTGCCGCTATAAGCGATTCCATGCCACCGTCAAAGGAAGTTAGTTTTCCCCCCGGGCCTGCTGATACCTCCCGTCCGGTTTTTCCGGCGGCTAACTTCATTTTAACCATACCAACAAGCAAGCTGCCGTGGAGCATCTCCAGATTATTAATTTTAGGAAAGCACGACTTCAGCGATAGTTTTTCGGCATCTCCTGCATAAATTCCAGTTGCCATAGGCTCAATGAGTGTTTCAAAGGCCTCACGTCCCAGCCGTCTTACCGCAAAGTCTCTGAGTGTCTCATCATCCTCACAACCCCTCGGAGCCACTGCTTCGTAAAGCAGCCTGAGTTTGCCGGAGAGGCTTAACAGATCGGAAGTTATAAAGCCCAGAGGCGATTCCATAATTTGCCGTAGAGACCCCTCTTTATATATAAAACGCTTTCTTGCCTTATCACTGCTGCTAAGCGGCGGCAGACCCAGCATGCCGGCAAGCTCAAGGGTTTTAGGCCTGTTATCTAAAAAGCCGTTCACGCCGCCCTCTAAAGTGTAACCATTGTGCTTTTCAGTCCAAATCTTACCCCCTGTCCTTGGCTCTGACTCAAACACTGTAACATCAATATCCGGCCTGCTTTTTAACAACAAAAAAGCAAGACTCAGACCTGAAATCCCACCGCCGGCTATTAAAACATCCATTCTATATTATACCCTTTGCCGTCCCTTTTCTTTTGCATAGTTATACCTTGTACCCCCAGCAGAGCGGTCTTTCCGCTGAAAAACAATCACCTCATAACAACCCGTAAAATAGCCACAAATAATACATAACACCCACCTGTATATTATGACATCTGAAAGGGGGAAAAGTCAAAAGCTTTTTATGCCGTAGCTTCGCAGTATAAAACTTTTTAGGGTTACTCCTTTTGCCGGCTGCGGAGAGCTACATTGATGTAAATACGGTAAATTTTATAACAAATAAGCACTTTATTCTTTCATTAAACATTGCAGGGGGAAAATATAAAAATGTAAAATATAAAAGCATCTTTTATTACATTTTTTATGATACAATAGGGAAATAAAAAAACTTAGGAAAAACTCAAATGATGAAAAACTTATTAAAAGTATCAGCTTTAGTATTTGTGGTGTTTTGTCTTTTTCCTCTAAAATATGTAAATGGAGAGGATAATCCTCTAAAACCCCTTAGCGAGCAGGCTGTTAAGTATTTCAAATCAGCCAGTTTGACAATAACAGGGGTTACAAAGGCTTCAATAACACTGGAGAGAGCAGCGGACTCAGAATTGGCGGTTGGCTCAAGGCTGGAGATATTCCGCCCTGGTGAGACCTTCTACCATCCTGTGACAAACGAGCCTCTCGGCCGCTTTGAAAAGCCTGTAGGGACTGCCGAGGTTATCTCTAAAACAACCGGCTCCTATGTAGCTGTAGTTCTTAGCGGAACACCTCTAAAAGGTGATATTGTACGGATAACTAAATCTAAAATACGTGCTCTTTTTTACCAGGCGAAGAAAATGGATTGGTTTTTAGGGGATGCCTATTACAGGGAATTGAGGGATACTCAGCGATTTGAACTCATTGACACACCTCTGGATGACGATGATATTGTGAAATTGACAGCAGAGGCCGGGCGTCTTCAAACAGAGGTGCTCATCTTTGTTGATTCCGTGGTTGAACAGGATAAAAAATACCTGAGACAGCGTTTTTTCTGGACTAAAGACGGTAAAGAGCTTTTATCGGGAAAATCCTTATTTACGGATGCGTACTTAGACCAGCTGGCCTCAGTATCCGACTTCTTTGTCGCCTCAATAAGCGAGCCCATGCTTACCTTTACGCTTCCTATGTCCTCTGAGCTTATAGCCATAGGGGACCTAAACGGCGATGGGACTGAGGAGATACTTATCGGGCACGGCTCTGATATAACTGTTTACAAACCGGGTGTTGATCTGCTTAAACTGTGGGAATACGACGGCAAACGTCTCGGCGAGAATTTCTACATGGATGTGTTAAAGACAGAGACTAAGGGGCTTGTTGTCATATCGACACTTGTAAGTGATGGTGCACACTCTTACGTATATGAACTAAACGGTAATGATTTCAGGGAGCTCTGGCATTCAAAAGGCTTTCTCAGGGTGATAAAAGATACCCTGTATTATCAGTCATGGTCATATTACGACGGATATGAGGGCAATGTTCAAACAATGAAGTATGACGGCAAGTTTAACAAGACCGGAGATTTGAAACTTCCAAAGGGTGTGAATATTTACGACTTTGCCATTTTAGAGGACGTTGATAAAAAGGAACGGGTAGTCTTTTTCTATGACAAAGACAACCATATTAATCTTGTGGATTCTCAGGGTGTACGGATATACAGAAGCAAAAATGATATGGGCGGCTATAATAAAGAGTACAAAAAGGCCACGGCCACATCTATAACAGATACCGGCAACTGGCATGTCAGCGATAAGCTCTATATGACAGGGCGGAAAGTAACCGCCGTTAAGAGGGTTCCTATCACTTCCACGACAACTTCCCTTGGGTTCAAAGAATCCTCTGTCATTAGCTATCGCTACGGGGGGTTGTCACTTGAGGAAAATGTGCTTATCGGTGATGTAAGCGGTACAATTCTTGATTATGCTATTTACAAAGATAAGGTGTATGTGCTTTCCAGGCCTGTACTGGGAATTAAAGCCGCCAATATACTAAAGGGTGAGAATCCGTTGATATCCATTTTATATGTATATTCACTCATCAAGTTTTAGGAATCAGGAGGTACTCTTTTTTGGATAAAAGTACGCTGCCCAAACACGTTGGAATTATCATGGATGGAAACGGCAGGTGGGCAAACCAAAGGGGGCTTCCCCGTGTAGAGGGCCACAAGCAAGGGGCGCACAGGACAAAGGAGATAATAGAGGCGGCGGCGGAGTTGGGTGTGAATGTGTTGACACTTTATGCGTTTTCTATAGAAAACTGGAAGCGGCCTGAGCTTGAGGTTGACACTCTGATGGATTTGCTGGACTATTACCTGCAAACTGAAATACTTGAACTTTTACAAAAAGGTGTGGTGTTTAAGGTAATCGGCAACAGGGAAAAGTTACCCGATAAAATACAGTATCTGATAGATCAGGCTGAAGACATGACAGCTTCCAACACGGGTATGCTCCTGTTGATGGCCATAAGCTACGGCGGCAGGGACGACATATTGAGGGCTGTTAAAAAAATGGCATTAAAGGGCGATGACCTCACAAACCTGTCAGAGGAGTGTTTTATGGAAAACCTGGATACCTCCGGTTGTGACATGGTGGATTTAATAATTCGTACCGGCGGTGAAAAGAGGATAAGTAATTTTCTTATCTGGCAGGCAGCCTATGCCGAGTTATTTTTTACGGATACTCTTTGGCCTGACTTTACTAAGGACGAGTTTTACGGGGCCATTGAGGATTACAAGTTAAGACAAAGGCGTTTCGGTGCTATCCCAGAGGATATTGAAACCCTGAAGGTTATCTCCGGGAAATGCACTTAAAAAGGCTTTTAGTTGCCTTGGTTGTAATACCGGCGCTGTATCTGTATATTAAGTGCTTACCGGCTGTGTATTTTTTCGTTTTAATAGCATTCATATCATACATCTGCCAACTGGAGTTTTTATCCATGTACAGCACAAATGTGCCGGCGCGCCACTTGTTTTCACTATTAGGTATAATACCGGTTTATTTGACTTATAAGTATAATGACATACCGATTTCTGCTGCAATAGCGGTGTTTTTTGTAATTTCAATGTTAAGGCTCTACGGTAAAAAGAGTGCAGAAAATGCTGTTAATGATATGGCGCCGTTTTGGACAGGCTTTTTCTATATACCGGTTGTGCTTTCTTATTTTGTAAAACTGCGGGCTATTGGAACTGAGCTTGTAATCTCCCTCCTTGTGATTATCTGGGTGGCCGACAGTTTTGCCCTTTATGTGGGTAAGGCTATGGGCAGGAGGAAACTATACGAGGCCATAAGCCCCAATAAGACGGTTGAGGGTGCGGTGGCAGCCCTTGTCGGGGCTGTATTGTCATCTCTTGCAATGAGGACTGTATATGGTTTTACGATGACAGTCTCAAAGGCGGTAATTATTGGAATCGTTTTAGGAATATCGGGGATAATAGGGGACCTTGTTGAATCAATGTTTAAGCGCGATGCGGGGGTTAAGGACTCCGGCATCATCCTGCCCGGGCACGGCGGATTTTTGGATAAGATGGATGGGATGATTTTCAGCGCTCCCGTTTTGTATTATCTGATTTTATATTTTTAATGTATGGATAGCGGACAGAAGAAAATCTCTGTATTGGGCTCAACTGGTTCGATAGGCCGGAGCACGCTTGAGGTCATAGCCGGAAATCCTGATAAGTTTAAGGTATGTGCCCTCAGTGCCAATAACAACACGGAGGTGCTGAAAGAACAGATTCGTTTATTTAAGCCGGACGTTGCAGCCCTTTCAGATGTAGCAGCCGCCGGTGAGTTATATAAGTGGGCACAGGGAAACGGGCACAAGAACTGCCGCATATTAAGCGGCGGGCAGGGAGTGTGTGATGTGGCGGCTTATGTGGAGGCTGATTTTGTCGTCTCAGCTATAGTGGGGGCGGCAGGGCTTAAACCGACACTTTCGGCGATTAGAGCCAAAAAACACATAGGGCTCGCCAATAAGGAAACTTTAGTTATGGCAGGCGCCGCCGTAATGGCGGAGGCGCAAAAATATGGGGTTAAAATCCTGCCCATAGACAGTGAGCATAGTGCCATTTTTCAGTGTCTGGAGGGGCATGACAGCCGTTGTGTAAAAAGACTGATTCTGACGGCCTCCGGCGGTCCTTTTTTTGGTAAAACACGACAGGAGCTGCAATTTGTGACCAGAGCCGATGCACTTAAACATCCAAACTGGGAGATGGGTGCAAAGATTACGGTTGACAGTGCCACTTTGATGAACAAGGGGTTGGAGGTAATAGAGGCGCATCATTTGTTTGGTTTTTCGCACGAGGAGATATCAGTGGTGGTACATCCTCAGAGCATAATACATTCGATGGTGGAGTTTACGGACGGCTCGGTGCTGGCAGAGCTTTCAGTGCCTGATATGAAGGGTCCCATAGCCTATGCACTGTCATACCCGGAGCGTATTACCGGTGTGCTAAAGAGTGTTAATCTTGAGGAGCTTTGTACACTGAGTTTTCACAAGCCTGACACTGAGGCATTTATATGTTTGAGGCTTGCCTACGAGGCCCTCCGTGAGGGGGGCACAATGCCTGCGGTGTTAAACGGGGCAAATGAGGCGGCAGTAGGTTTATTTATAAGCGATGTTATCAATTTTAATATGATACCTGATATTATAAAAGAGGTAATGGATGCTCATGACAATAAGGGGGCTGACAATTTGGAGTCGGTGTTTGAGGCTGATAGATGGGCAAGGGCTATGGTAGCTAAAAAATTTTGGGAGGTTAGAGAATGACAGGAGTAGTTAGCGCCGTAGTGCTCCTTGGCGTGTTGATATTAGTTCATGAACTGGGCCATTTTTTATTGGCTAAGGCTGTGGGAATAAAGGTATTGAAATTTTCCCTTGGATTCGGGCCGAAAATTATAAGTAAGAAAGTGGGTGACACCGAGTACATGCTCTCAGCTATACCCTTTGGCGGTTACGTCAGAATGTATGGGGATGAGCCGGCGGATGAGATAAAGGCTGAGGACAGACACACTTCCTTTTTAGCGCAGCCGATATATAAGAGGGCACTGGTTATCTGTGCCGGTTCGGTCTTTAACATATTATTTGCCGCTCTTTTGTTTGTATTTATATTTATGGTTGGCGTACCCAGGCCGCTGCCGGTTGTAGGGGAGCTCTCAAAGGAGATGCCTGCACAAAAGGCAGGGTTGGTTAAAGGTGATAAAATTACAGAGATAGACGGGCAAAAGATTAAGTACTGGGAAGAGATGACTGAAGTGGTGCACAAGAGCCCGGGCAAAGAGCTGACATTTACCATAGAGACAAGAGAAGGTGTAAAGAGTTTTAAGATAACGCCTCAGAAAAAGAAAGTGAAGAACCTTTTTGGTGAAAGTGAGGAGGTAGGGCTCATTGGAATATCGCCTGCCGGAGACGTTGAGACTGTCTCTTACAGTATTTTTGAATCCATACCACTGGCGCTACAAAAGACCTTTGAGATAATCATGCTGACTATACTTGCGTTAGTAAAGATAATTCAAAAGGTGTTACCTGCCGATACGATAGGCGGCCCGATAATGATTTTTCAGCTAGCCAGCAAACAAGCCTCAACAGGAATCATGAGCTTCATAATGTTTCTGGCGGTAATTAACATAAACCTGGGCGTGTTTAATCTCTTTCCCATTCCAATACTGGATGGCGGTCATATGGTGTATTTGTTAATAGAGGCAATACGGAGAAAGCCGCTGAGTGAACGTGTAATTATGGTAACTCAGAAGATAGGGTTAGCCCTGATTTTGATGCTTATGACATTTGCGATATACAATGATGTGCTTAGGGTTATTAAGGGTACTCCGATTCCTTAAGAAACAGCCTGCTTATGAAAGATAAACTGGACATAAGGATCTACTATGAGGACACTGACTGCGGCGGGGTGGTCTATTACGGCAAGTATCTGGCCTTTCTTGAACGGGCACGCACGGAGTTTTTAGAACACCGCGGGATTAAACTACAGGAACTGATGCTTGAGGGCCTGTGGTTTGTAGTGGCTGACGTCCACATCCACTATCACAAACCGGCAAAGTATGCAGACATTATAACTATATACTCTGAGGTGGCAGAAACTAACTTTGCCTCCGTGTTATTTAAACACCGCATAGAGCATAAAGAAACAGAGGCGCTGATAGCCACGGCACAGGTTAAACTTGTAACCGTTGGAAATGACCTGAGACCAAAGGCAATGACAGCGAGGCTGAGTGATACATTAAGATTATTTTAAGGGTCAGTATAAAAACTTCCGTCTGTTTTTCATCTCTTCCCTCCATTTTATACAACCAGCTCTATCTTACACTGATTGTCTCATTTTTGGGATCCACTATTGTTTTTATGCATACATCAATCGTCCTTTTGGTTGTGGGATAGATCGTCCCATTTCTTTTGCCGTTTCTATCCATTCTGAAATAACTACTTCTATATTTGCCAAGGCTTCTTGATAAGTTGCACCATCTGCTGCACAGCCTGGAAGTTCGGGTGTTTCGGCAATAAACGCTTCATCTTCGTTACTCCAATAGATGATTATTTCGTATTTATTCATCTTCTTTCACCATTATTTTGTATTTCAATATAATATTGCGGATTTGTTTTACTTGATATGGTTTACCTTTACCGTTTTTGGGTTGTATATTTATGATTTCCTCAATATCCTCATTCGTAAAAATATGATGAGAACCTTTTATTCTTTCATTAAATCCTGTTCGGATTAACAGTTCTCTCAACATTTCAAAATTTATATTTGTGTCAGATGTCCCAGTTAATATCTGACTTATCAGTTTCTTAAACTTACTCATATTTAAACAATATCATTATCATACTAACATACGCAATTATAGAAAATCTACCGATTAGAGGGTCCTGGTTCGAGCCCCGTCCACCCCGCCATATATTTTTTGGATAAATCGTTATAAAAGTAATGAGTTAACTTTTTGTTACCCCTAAAAAACACCGCGGACCAACTGTGGACCGTTTATATGGGGATGAGTGGGTTTGGGTTATAAAAATTCGATATTATTAACATCAGTAATCAACCCTCGATAATAACCGGCAATATGAAGGCTGCCATAAAGACGTTCAAAATCCTTTAAAAGCTTCCCGTTGTATACTGATACATACTTTTGTAAAGCTGCTCTGTATCCATCTACAGAATGTTGAATTTATGGCTCAATTTATGATAGTTTAAATTGTATTCCATTAGAAAAGGGCAGGGGGCTATGCATCAGAAATTTGACATTACGCTAAAGGATTTATGGAAAGATGTACCTGTTAAGTTACTCAAATTTTTAACAGGTTTTGATAGTGGAAAATCCCTTGATAATCATTTAACAAATGTAGGTCTTCTGTTGCCCGATTTATACCAAGTAGCATTCATTCGATTAACTTTGTTGGCATCGTCGAAAGCTCCTTGACGTACGAACATAGTACGCCTGTGTCGCTTTCTCCTTGCCGCCTCGTTACTCTTTTGACTGCTACTTGGTATTAATAATAGAATTGCCTGATATAAGTCTTCTGCACATAGAAATTATGAGCAACCCTGAGAAAATGCTGAAGCGGATGTTTCTGTATAATGCACTGATTTTTCATCACTACGACAGGTTACCAAGGCAGATAGTTTTATATGTGGGTGATAAAGCATTAAACATTGAAAATAAAATCGGGAATTATTCGTTTGAGATTGTTAACATAAAAGACATAGACTGTTCTGAATTGCTTGAAAGCGACAAACCGGAAGATATAGTTTTGGCGATATTATGCAAATCCGGCAATATGGATGTTACGATAGCTAAAATATTGGAGAAACTATCTGTGTTACCGTTAAAGGACAGAGAAGATTATATTAAAAAATTACTGATTCTGTCTGATTTAAGAAAGTTATATACTAAGATTAAACTGGAGGTAAGCAAGATGCCAATAACGATTGATGTAAGGGAGAGTGATATTTTTCAAGAAGGGTTACTTGAGGGGAAACAGGAAGGGTTACTTGAGGCTATTGAATTGGGACTTGAACTCAAATTTAGTATCGCGGGACTTGAGCTAATGAATATGGTTAGAGCTATAAGTACTATAGATAAACTGGAGGAGTTCAAAAATCTAATAAGGAAAGCTGGTTCATTAGATGAATTAAAGGAATTTCTGGGGAGTGCAGTATAAAACACTCAAATTGTGCTTATATCAGTGGCTTGTTTTGCGAGCGTCCCGCCCCCTGAGGACAGTGGTTTTTTACTGCGAGGAGCAATCCAGCATATTGCTTTAGGGAAAATACGCTCCGGAACTTTTGACGAAGCCAACAAAGTTAGACGATTGAATGCAACTTGGTATAAATCATAGTCAAAAGAACACCCAGCTTTCAAACCACCGTAACCATGTTACTATATGTGTTTTTTTTACGGTAAGCCCTGAAAGTACCGGATAAAACATCACAAACAACAATAGCACAAGGCTGAGATAACTGTATGTGAAACGTTTGAATTTATAATGATGCTCCTCTTCCATCCACATAATTACATACGTCAAAGATAAAATTAAAAAAACTATGGAGGCATAAAAATGATAAATAAAAGTAAGCCGTGGGACTAATACCCACGGCAGGTACTGGGCAAGAAATCCCACAGTTACAACACAAACACCGATGGATGAAAATCTCCTTTTCTTATACGCCATCACCAGCATGGCAATAAAGGCAGGAATTGACAGCCACCATATGGCTGGATTACCCATAACCACTATGCTTGCAGCCTCATTTTTTGCCAAATAATCCCCCCCTGCCCAGGCCCAAAGCGGACGCACCATCAACGGCCATAAGTACCACTGCGATGAAAACGGATGGGTTGCTTCCAGATTTTTGTGGTACTCATACATATCCCGCTGATTTAAAATTGCCGTGGCAGGCCACGTCCTGCCCTCCGACTTAACTGGCAGATAGCTTAAAGTGTATATAATTATCGGAACTACTACAAAAAACACCGCTGCAAAGACTGCTGTTTTCACTGTAAGAGTTTTAAAATCAACCCCGTTTTTTACGGATAACCCTGACTCCCGGTATCTTAAATACAGTGAATAAAAAAATAACACAGCAAGCCCCAAACCGGCATACACACAAATCCACTTAACTGAAACACCAAGAGCAAATGACAATCCGGTTAAAAACAGAGGTACCGTCACATCCTTAAACCTGTCGGTGTAGAAACTCTTTGATAAGTAAATATACATAAAGTAGTACATCAGTATAATAAAAAAAACGGCATACACGTCAATTGTGGCAATACGTGACATAGCAAAGTGCATAAAATCAAAGGACATTAAAAATGCAGCGATAAAGGCATATTTAGAGTCTCTGAAAAGTCTCAAACCAAAGGCATAAAAGACGAATATGGTTGCTATGCCAAAGAGGGCTCCGGCAATACGCCATCCAAACGGGTTCATCCCAAAAATCATTATTCCAAGGGATATAAACAGTTTTCCCAGTGGCGGATGTGTGGTCTCATAGTAGTTAATGCCGTGGATATGCTCATAAGCAGTTCTTGCATGATAGATTTCATCAAAATAGGTGCTGTTTAAATATGATGGATGCACAGGGACCCTGTCCTGTTCGTCAACAAGGTTTTGGGCTGTGCCTGTTGATTCATTATTAGCGTTAAAAGGGGTTACTGTCTTTATGGGAATTATCGCACCGGAGCCGGAATTTATAAACGCTGTTTCATAAAGCATAGCGCCCGGTCCGGCTACGGTAAGCCTCATAAACCGCGCCTTAAGGCGTGTCTCTTCACAGCGCCATGTAAAAACTGTCTTTAGCTCTGTATCAGCAACGTTTTCCCACATTTTATGATCATTTGAATAGTCAAGGCGGTACTTCCCTTCACCTAAACCCGTGAAAAAACATGTTTTCATCAGTTCCTTTTCAGCACCGAAATCGAAAGTTACGCCCTCACCGTTACCTTTAGGTATCCAGCATGTTTGAGGTGAAATGTTTGTGCCAAGGTTATAAAGAAGTAAAACGGTGTTAAACAAAACTAAAATGCCTGATAAAATGTAGTCTTTCTTTTTAAAGCCGGTGTATTGCTTTTCAACCGGTATTGGTTGTCTTTGATAAGCTGATGTTTCCACCCCTGTTTTTATTTTGATTAATTCGTAACCGATTTTAACTAAAAACAAAAGCAGCAAGACATTTGCTAAAGAGACGATTAGAAGAACCGGATCATGCTTTGGAATAAAAAATATTTCCCTAATGCCATAATCAAGCACATATGCCTCATTGATAAATAACGTAACACTGAAGCCGTAGAAAACAAACAAAACTCTCTTGTCTTTTAAAAAGATATATGAAAACAGGGCTAATACTAATGCCGGAAACAGGTAGCGTTCGTGCATTTTGGGGCCGGTAACGTATGCCGCCGATACCAGCAAAAATGCAGTAAACACAACAGCGGCTGTGTCTCTCCTTCTTGCACACACAAAGAAGGTAAAAACAACAGCCAGAAAAATAAAAAACAGGCCCCATGTGTTATACGTAAAAATGAAAAACCTGCCGGTTACATCGGCAAAATTCCCGCCTGTAAGGGCAAACAGGTTAAAGGCATTACTGGTGGCATAGGGGTATGACGACAGAGTTTTTATATAATGATGTACTATCCAAAGCGGCTCCTTGTGCACTGCAAACGGTGTAACAAGCAAGAAAAAAAAAATAAAAGCATATGCAGCGTTAACGATAAGGCTTTTTACCCTGTCCACTTTAGATAATACAAGGTTGGATTCAGAAGCAAGCACAGGCGGCAGGGAACAAGTGGTGCAGGCAAACTTCTTCGTACGGTAAGGAGCATGTGAAAAAGCCGGCGGGGTTGGACTATTAAAGGCAGCCTGGTATAAATGGGCAAAAAACCACACAGGTATAAACATAATAGCCTGAGGTTTAACAAGCACGGCAAAGGCTAATGCAAGGGATGCCGGCTTTAGCCTCTGTTGTATAATAAAAAGGATAAAAATTACAACTGTCAGAGTATAAAAACTGTCAACCTGTCCCCACGGCGCAGAGTTAATGATTACAGCCGGATTAAAGGCGTAAAGGAAGGCAAGGGCAAATGAGGCTCTAAATGGTAAGTACTTTTTTGATACAACATACACTATGTGGGTTAAAACAATATCCGATACTATCTGAGGAAACTTAACGAGATAAAGAAAAGCAGTGCTGTCATATTTTAGTGAAAAAAGCGCACTGATCTTTCCTATAATGTAGAGGATATAAATATACCCGGGCGGATAATCGGCAAACACCCCGCCGGAGTAAAACTCCGAAATACCAACTTCAGCGCTATGGATTGCCCATCCTTTAAAGCAGGCTATATCATTAGGAAAGCCCTCAACCAAAACGGCAAGCACGGAGCGAAGCAAAAAGGCGCTGATTAACAGATAAATATAATACGCACCTGCCTGCCTCCGCCACCGTGTGCCACTCTGAGAGTTTTCTTTATCGTCTGTAAGGTGCCTGCACAGTGCCGCCCCGGCAACTACATATAGCAGAGATAACCAACTGTAATGCACAACTTACCCCGCCCTTACATGCCGCCTGAGAGTACAGCGCCGTAACTTATGATTTCTACCACCATGGATGTGGCGGCGGTGGTGGATACCATGGATATGGATCATACGGCGGTGGCCCGGGCGGCCCAAGCGGTCCCGGGGAGATTGTTGCTACACAACCAACCACAGTTAAAGCCAAAACAACTGCTAAGAGTATTTTTTTCATATTAGCCCCCTGTATTAATGTTCATTAAGATATAGCATGTTTCATTATAACAATACTTGATGTCACTGTTGCAATTCTTTTTCCTCATAAAAAATATAGTCTCTTTGTGCGGAAAAACTCACCAGAAACAAGACTACCTCCACAGTTACTTTAGCTATAAATATATTAATACCAAAATCATCTACTAAAAGATCAATTAACACAAATGAAATACTTCCCAGAGAAAGAATTAGTGTAATATATTTTACCAGACAAACAAGGGCGGAGCCCCTGCTTTTGAAGACCATCCGTTTGTTGACAAAGAAGTTAAAACTGCCTGCCGTTAACCTTGCGCTCCAGAAACTTATAAAAAAAACATTTGATGTTAATTTATACATAATAGTAA includes:
- a CDS encoding type II toxin-antitoxin system HicB family antitoxin, encoding MNKYEIIIYWSNEDEAFIAETPELPGCAADGATYQEALANIEVVISEWIETAKEMGRSIPQPKGRLMYA
- a CDS encoding type II toxin-antitoxin system HicA family toxin yields the protein MSKFKKLISQILTGTSDTNINFEMLRELLIRTGFNERIKGSHHIFTNEDIEEIINIQPKNGKGKPYQVKQIRNIILKYKIMVKEDE
- a CDS encoding phospholipid carrier-dependent glycosyltransferase is translated as MHYSWLSLLYVVAGAALCRHLTDDKENSQSGTRWRRQAGAYYIYLLISAFLLRSVLAVLVEGFPNDIACFKGWAIHSAEVGISEFYSGGVFADYPPGYIYILYIIGKISALFSLKYDSTAFLYLVKFPQIVSDIVLTHIVYVVSKKYLPFRASFALAFLYAFNPAVIINSAPWGQVDSFYTLTVVIFILFIIQQRLKPASLALAFAVLVKPQAIMFIPVWFFAHLYQAAFNSPTPPAFSHAPYRTKKFACTTCSLPPVLASESNLVLSKVDRVKSLIVNAAYAFIFFFLLVTPFAVHKEPLWIVHHYIKTLSSYPYATSNAFNLFALTGGNFADVTGRFFIFTYNTWGLFFIFLAVVFTFFVCARRRDTAAVVFTAFLLVSAAYVTGPKMHERYLFPALVLALFSYIFLKDKRVLFVFYGFSVTLFINEAYVLDYGIREIFFIPKHDPVLLIVSLANVLLLLFLVKIGYELIKIKTGVETSAYQRQPIPVEKQYTGFKKKDYILSGILVLFNTVLLLYNLGTNISPQTCWIPKGNGEGVTFDFGAEKELMKTCFFTGLGEGKYRLDYSNDHKMWENVADTELKTVFTWRCEETRLKARFMRLTVAGPGAMLYETAFINSGSGAIIPIKTVTPFNANNESTGTAQNLVDEQDRVPVHPSYLNSTYFDEIYHARTAYEHIHGINYYETTHPPLGKLFISLGIMIFGMNPFGWRIAGALFGIATIFVFYAFGLRLFRDSKYAFIAAFLMSFDFMHFAMSRIATIDVYAVFFIILMYYFMYIYLSKSFYTDRFKDVTVPLFLTGLSFALGVSVKWICVYAGLGLAVLFFYSLYLRYRESGLSVKNGVDFKTLTVKTAVFAAVFFVVVPIIIYTLSYLPVKSEGRTWPATAILNQRDMYEYHKNLEATHPFSSQWYLWPLMVRPLWAWAGGDYLAKNEAASIVVMGNPAIWWLSIPAFIAMLVMAYKKRRFSSIGVCVVTVGFLAQYLPWVLVPRLTFIYHFYASIVFLILSLTYVIMWMEEEHHYKFKRFTYSYLSLVLLLFVMFYPVLSGLTVKKTHIVTWLRWFESWVFF